A single window of Sphingobacterium sp. ML3W DNA harbors:
- a CDS encoding helix-turn-helix domain-containing protein: protein MAVGNIFKELHISYHDLQLGVVTLDSDLNSEQRTQLQENLHTIGFELIDDKNTRIIEKIKLLIIDYTRQPYDFLNKNLSEILSSNLNVEYSSLSALFSSVTSISIEKYAIIQKIEYIKELLIYDELSLAEIAEKLNYSSTAYLSNQFKKNTGLTPTQFKNLSDPTALRQTLDQVK, encoded by the coding sequence ATGGCTGTAGGAAATATATTTAAAGAGTTGCATATCTCCTATCATGACCTACAATTAGGTGTAGTTACACTTGATTCGGATTTAAATTCAGAACAAAGGACTCAACTGCAGGAAAACCTTCATACTATCGGATTTGAATTAATCGACGATAAAAACACCCGTATTATTGAGAAAATAAAATTGTTGATTATCGACTATACTCGCCAACCTTATGATTTTTTAAATAAAAACCTTTCCGAGATATTGAGCAGTAACTTAAACGTTGAATACAGCTCTTTAAGCGCGCTCTTTTCTTCTGTCACCAGTATTAGTATCGAAAAATATGCGATAATTCAAAAAATAGAATATATTAAAGAATTATTGATATACGACGAACTTTCTTTAGCTGAGATAGCTGAAAAACTTAACTATTCGAGTACTGCCTACCTGAGCAATCAATTCAAAAAAAATACAGGTTTGACTCCTACTCAATTTAAGAATCTAAGCGACCCTACAGCCTTGCGCCAAACCCTTGACCAAGTAAAATGA